The Mesoplasma tabanidae sequence ACTTTTATTTATTCAATTAATTTTTAATAACAACATTTTAATTTTAGAAATTAACAAATCTATATTAGTTGATGTTGTTTGTTTAAATAAATCAAAAATATCTTTTTATGTAAAAAGATATTTTTGATTTATAATTTTTAAAAGAAATGGAGGCTTGCTTATGAAAATCATTATTAAGCAACATTTTTGACTTTTTTCTTTATTTATTTTTTTATCAATTGTTGGAGCTGTTGGTACTCTTTTCTTTGCTTATTTTTTTGGTAAAGTAATTGAGTTTGCAATTTCTAAAGATTTACAAAATTTTATTTTTTATATAATTGTTGCATTACTAACAACTATCATTGCTATTGTTTCTGATTACTTGTCAGTATTAATTCAAAATAAAATAATTAAAGAAATCAATCAAGAATTACGTAAAAAGTAGTATGATAAAATTTTATCTGATCAGTTCAATAGTAATATAGATACTGGAAAATTTATAAATAATTCATCAAATAAAATATCCCAATTAGAAATATTTTATTATCAAAGTATTTTTTTAATTTTTAGTGGAATTTGTTTTTTGATTTTATCAGTAGTTATGGTTATTTATTATAATTGATTAATTTTTATAATAACAACACTTTTCTCAATTTTAGTGTTTTTAGTCCCTTTCCTAACAACTAAAAAATCCCATAAAAAAATAGAAATATCTAATCAAACAAATGATGAGTTTTTACAGTTTAGCAAAGATAGTGTTAAATCATATTGAAATTATTGAAGTTTAAATAAAACTCAAAAGCTTAAATCAGATTTAATGAAAATATCAAATAATTATGAAAAAGCAAACAAGATTAATAAAAACTTTCAAGGATTGCAAGTCATGTTAAGCACAATAACAATTTATTTAATTCAAATTATTTTAATAACTTTAATTTCTTATTTTTTATTTAAAGATATTTTTACAGTTGCAATTGTTGTAACTCTGTCACAAGTGACAACGCAGTACATTCAATCATTTGGAATAATTTTAAATCATTTTATAAAATATTTAAACTTGCGAAAAACAAATGATGAAATTAATGACCCTTATACTAAAGAATTAGAAAATTTTACTAAAACTAAAGTTATTGAAGAAAAATTAGAATCAATTGTATTTAAAGATTTTACATTTAAATATGATCAAACAACAATCTTGGATAAAATAAATTTAAAGATAGTAAGCGGTGATAAAGTTTTAATTTTAGGAAAATCAGGAGTTGGTAAATCTACTTTGTTAAAACAATTATTTTATCCAAAATCTTTTGATGTAAAAAGTGAGATATCCATAAACAAAGCTAGGTGTGAAAACTATGATATCCGTAAACAAGCAGTTTACATTGATCAAGATATATTCTTAAGTAAAGACACAATTTGAAACAATATTACATTGGCAAATCCTGAAATTA is a genomic window containing:
- a CDS encoding ABC transporter transmembrane domain-containing protein — protein: MKIIIKQHFWLFSLFIFLSIVGAVGTLFFAYFFGKVIEFAISKDLQNFIFYIIVALLTTIIAIVSDYLSVLIQNKIIKEINQELRKK
- a CDS encoding ABC transporter ATP-binding protein — encoded protein: MILSVVMVIYYNWLIFIITTLFSILVFLVPFLTTKKSHKKIEISNQTNDEFLQFSKDSVKSYWNYWSLNKTQKLKSDLMKISNNYEKANKINKNFQGLQVMLSTITIYLIQIILITLISYFLFKDIFTVAIVVTLSQVTTQYIQSFGIILNHFIKYLNLRKTNDEINDPYTKELENFTKTKVIEEKLESIVFKDFTFKYDQTTILDKINLKIVSGDKVLILGKSGVGKSTLLKQLFYPKSFDVKSEISINKARCENYDIRKQAVYIDQDIFLSKDTIWNNITLANPEISKEEVDFYLKFLQLDHLIDRLEFGLETIILDNMQNLSGGERQRFAILRGLVAKKPWMFLDEVNSALDKKTSNLIMNYLLNKKDLTIIMVAHHIEKEELNKFNKIIKL